A DNA window from Acetobacter aceti NBRC 14818 contains the following coding sequences:
- a CDS encoding MATE family efflux transporter encodes MNGRPVPRQKACFVVGSIMRHVLVMAGTGAIGLMAVFAVDMLNMIYIAHLGVPALTAAIGFAGAVGGIQIAVSIGLTIGLGACVGREIGGGSFYRARRIASSFMLTNLVLTAMVGIVTALLARPILSLLGASGEALDQAALYIYLTSPFLPLISLGMSASALMRAVGDAKRSMNVTLAGAILTAILDPILILGFREGLVGAAISTILARGAVLVLGWRGASLHGMLEWPKPVAIWGDSRRVAGIAIPAILTNLATPVGGAYVTERMAQFGLEAVSGQTAVERIVVVAFAMVFALTGAVGPIISQNLGAGKLDRVREVLVASLKIVVGCVACTWGVLALSQNLLTEGFHLQGDGAALIHLFCSWTVLGYLFVGMLFVANTVFNNLGHPLYSTLFNWGRATLGTIPFVAYGAGFGALGVQIGQAAGSVLFGGLAIIVAFRVVHGLSAPGVVTAPMQRMDVRASDVPTQSAEAAMADLDEMDEGDLCAKDGSS; translated from the coding sequence ATGAACGGAAGACCAGTGCCGAGACAAAAGGCGTGTTTCGTGGTCGGCAGCATTATGCGGCACGTTCTCGTTATGGCGGGAACCGGCGCTATCGGGCTGATGGCTGTGTTCGCCGTCGATATGCTGAACATGATCTATATCGCTCATCTCGGTGTGCCGGCCCTGACGGCTGCAATCGGCTTTGCCGGCGCCGTGGGCGGTATCCAGATCGCGGTGTCCATCGGTCTGACTATTGGACTTGGCGCCTGCGTGGGCCGGGAGATCGGCGGCGGCAGCTTCTATCGGGCACGACGGATCGCTTCCTCATTCATGCTGACCAATCTCGTGCTTACGGCGATGGTGGGGATCGTGACGGCTCTTCTGGCGCGTCCCATCCTCTCGCTGCTGGGCGCATCTGGTGAGGCGCTCGACCAGGCGGCTCTCTACATCTATCTGACGTCTCCCTTTCTGCCACTGATTTCGCTCGGCATGTCCGCCTCGGCACTGATGCGGGCAGTCGGAGATGCAAAACGCTCCATGAATGTCACCCTTGCTGGGGCAATCCTCACTGCCATTCTGGACCCGATCCTGATTCTCGGATTCAGGGAAGGGCTTGTGGGAGCCGCCATCAGCACGATCCTTGCGCGTGGGGCGGTTCTCGTTCTCGGATGGCGGGGCGCAAGTCTGCACGGAATGCTCGAATGGCCTAAACCCGTTGCTATATGGGGCGATAGCCGTCGTGTCGCGGGGATTGCCATTCCGGCCATTCTGACAAATCTGGCGACCCCGGTGGGGGGAGCCTACGTCACTGAGCGGATGGCGCAGTTCGGTCTTGAGGCGGTCAGTGGTCAGACAGCAGTCGAGAGGATTGTCGTCGTGGCGTTCGCCATGGTTTTCGCTCTGACGGGCGCGGTTGGACCGATCATTTCGCAGAACCTTGGAGCGGGCAAGCTGGACCGTGTGCGGGAGGTGCTGGTCGCTTCTCTCAAGATTGTGGTGGGATGCGTCGCCTGCACCTGGGGCGTGCTGGCGCTCTCGCAGAATCTGCTGACGGAGGGCTTTCATCTTCAGGGAGATGGTGCCGCGCTGATCCATCTGTTCTGTTCGTGGACGGTGTTGGGCTATCTGTTTGTCGGTATGCTTTTTGTCGCCAATACGGTGTTCAACAATCTTGGCCACCCGCTTTATTCGACCCTGTTTAACTGGGGGCGCGCAACATTGGGAACGATCCCCTTTGTGGCGTATGGAGCCGGATTTGGAGCGCTGGGTGTGCAGATTGGTCAGGCTGCGGGCAGCGTGCTTTTCGGCGGGTTGGCGATCATTGTCGCTTTCCGCGTCGTGCACGGATTGTCGGCTCCCGGCGTTGTTACGGCACCGATGCAGAGAATGGATGTCCGGGCCAGTGATGTGCCGACGCAGAGCGCGGAAGCTGCCATGGCGGATCTTGATGAAATGGATGAGGGAGATCTGTGTGCGAAAGATGGATCCTCCTGA
- a CDS encoding flagellar hook assembly protein FlgD: MTTTVATSSSSTSLLSSAVNASQSAASVNAAANTAASSTTATDTSTSALSSLTSNFNTFLTLLTTQLKNQDPSSPMSSDTFTSELAQFASVEQQVDTNTNLKTLISLTQDGQQSTDMSLVGKTAVATTSELPLQNGSSSVSFNATTEEPIAIAVTDSNGNVVKTAELTSTVGTNTWTWNGTSDSGAQLSDGSYNIAVQTADTSGNTSDVPFTVTGTVTGVTRNGSSIYVNMGDSTIDMSDVNSFSDTSSPSTTSTSSTSSDSSSTSS, from the coding sequence ATGACAACGACAGTAGCAACTTCATCCTCTTCAACTTCGCTTCTTTCATCTGCGGTCAATGCGTCCCAGTCTGCAGCCTCCGTCAATGCCGCCGCCAACACCGCAGCCTCCTCCACAACGGCGACCGATACCAGCACAAGCGCTCTCTCCTCGCTCACCAGCAACTTCAACACGTTCCTCACCCTGCTCACCACACAGCTCAAGAATCAGGATCCGAGCAGCCCGATGAGCAGCGATACGTTCACCTCCGAACTCGCCCAGTTCGCAAGCGTGGAACAGCAGGTTGATACCAACACCAACCTGAAAACACTGATTTCCCTAACGCAGGATGGTCAGCAGTCGACCGATATGTCACTGGTCGGCAAAACCGCGGTCGCGACCACAAGCGAACTGCCGCTGCAAAACGGCAGCAGCAGCGTTTCCTTTAACGCGACGACCGAAGAACCGATTGCGATTGCCGTCACCGACAGCAACGGCAATGTCGTCAAGACAGCTGAGCTTACCTCCACTGTCGGCACCAACACATGGACATGGAACGGCACCAGCGATAGCGGAGCCCAGCTCAGCGACGGTTCCTACAACATCGCCGTGCAGACGGCGGACACGTCAGGCAATACCTCCGACGTTCCATTTACCGTCACAGGCACTGTTACAGGCGTCACCCGCAATGGCAGCTCGATCTACGTCAATATGGGGGACAGCACGATCGACATGTCGGACGTCAACTCGTTCTCCGACACGTCGAGTCCCAGCACGACTTCGACGTCGTCTACATCGTCAGACTCTTCCTCTACCTCAAGCTGA
- a CDS encoding outer membrane beta-barrel protein, translating to MPISKWKPALIPALALLTTGSSISGHAAIPLFTKSTEATGFEEWWRGITLAGRIDGGISANPARPDNGINFGNFIGDHANQAQLNQFALTLAHDIDTTTDGYSFGFTLEASYGSDSRYYHLLGISDRAFNSRYQIIPSHAQVDAHLPWFTKLGVDMHAGILQAPMGLEAFDPNARPFYTFSYTGQYSVPFQHVGMMATIHVTPMIDVLTGIDTGNQTTFGRSDNNSAPAGYAGITLNNLAHGKLTITELSRFGSEDSRIAFHHGANEDLRFWNDLTAIYKITPTVTLTGEFNYMHDDGLRADTESFVSYLSWNFMKNLTFNYRGEIYRDNTGLMVANFLTNEGYMNAIAGRSAPTESAPPTTYGAMTLGVTYRTSLSKDYGYFAIRPEVRFDRSLNGTTPFNDNRNSGMFTFGGDAMIGF from the coding sequence ATGCCAATATCAAAATGGAAACCAGCCCTTATCCCTGCATTGGCTCTTCTGACGACAGGCAGCTCCATTTCGGGCCACGCCGCGATTCCGTTATTTACCAAAAGTACTGAAGCAACCGGTTTCGAGGAATGGTGGCGGGGCATTACGCTGGCCGGCCGTATCGATGGCGGCATATCTGCCAATCCGGCCCGCCCCGATAACGGTATCAATTTCGGCAACTTTATTGGCGACCATGCCAATCAGGCGCAGCTCAATCAGTTTGCCCTGACGCTGGCACATGACATCGATACAACGACTGATGGCTACAGCTTCGGTTTTACCCTTGAAGCGTCCTATGGTTCGGACTCACGGTATTACCATCTCCTCGGCATTTCCGACCGGGCTTTCAATTCGCGCTATCAGATCATTCCTTCCCATGCGCAGGTGGACGCTCATCTCCCGTGGTTCACCAAGCTGGGCGTCGATATGCACGCCGGCATCCTTCAAGCCCCCATGGGGCTGGAAGCGTTCGATCCGAACGCACGGCCATTTTATACATTTAGCTATACGGGCCAATATTCTGTGCCCTTCCAGCATGTCGGGATGATGGCCACCATTCACGTCACGCCCATGATTGACGTGCTCACAGGCATAGATACCGGTAACCAGACGACATTCGGACGGAGCGACAACAACAGCGCGCCTGCCGGATACGCAGGCATCACGTTGAATAATCTTGCACATGGCAAACTGACCATAACGGAATTAAGCCGTTTTGGCTCTGAGGACTCTCGTATCGCCTTTCATCATGGCGCCAATGAGGATCTACGCTTCTGGAATGACCTTACGGCCATTTATAAAATTACTCCCACCGTTACTTTGACCGGTGAATTCAATTACATGCATGATGATGGACTGAGAGCCGATACAGAAAGTTTTGTTTCTTATCTCAGCTGGAATTTCATGAAAAATCTGACCTTCAATTATCGAGGCGAGATTTACCGTGACAACACGGGCCTGATGGTCGCCAATTTTTTAACCAATGAAGGTTACATGAACGCCATTGCGGGTCGTTCAGCACCGACAGAGAGCGCTCCACCCACCACTTATGGCGCCATGACACTGGGCGTGACCTACAGGACCTCTCTGAGCAAAGACTATGGTTATTTCGCAATCCGCCCGGAAGTCCGCTTTGATCGCTCGCTGAATGGGACGACACCGTTCAATGATAACCGTAACAGTGGCATGTTCACGTTCGGTGGCGACGCCATGATAGGTTTCTGA
- a CDS encoding flagellar hook-basal body complex protein, whose translation MSIFNSLTTAVAGINAQSTAFTNLSNNIANSQTVGYKASETSFQDTVSNNLASYAQGQAVSDGVSAYTTSQTQQQGTIAASTNTLAVAISGNGFFDVSQPNGQATAGQESFSNQQYFTRNGDFYQDKNGYLVNTSGYYLNGYMADPTTGQLSSTLSQIQVSDVAFRPTETTTLTRTGGISTSTPDSTTIYDSTGQSHDLSVTWGTPTTDASGTATYQVTIANASSTDTTMSVMGEDSSGNTSSTTPLTYTVSFDSSGNLESVKDATGNVVGTGYTGSTATLSIPLTYTENLTTKATPTDQTISLNLGTIGSNAGTTDTNAQSDLTSDSVTTGTYQGISMETDGSIMATFSNGDTQLVGKVALASFVNPDGLMAVDGQAYQATSASGSATIGTVGSNGTGVLKTSSTESSTTDLTSDLSSLIVTQEAYTANTKIVTTADTLLQATIAMIR comes from the coding sequence ATGTCGATTTTCAATTCCCTTACAACGGCTGTTGCAGGTATCAATGCTCAGTCAACAGCTTTTACAAATCTCAGTAATAATATCGCCAACTCCCAGACTGTCGGATACAAGGCGTCGGAAACCAGTTTTCAGGACACGGTTTCCAATAATCTTGCTTCTTATGCGCAGGGGCAGGCTGTTTCTGACGGTGTATCAGCTTACACAACTTCACAGACCCAGCAGCAAGGTACGATTGCAGCCAGCACGAACACGCTTGCTGTTGCGATTTCCGGTAATGGCTTTTTCGATGTCTCGCAGCCTAATGGGCAGGCAACGGCCGGTCAGGAATCATTCAGCAACCAACAGTATTTTACACGAAATGGTGATTTCTATCAGGATAAAAATGGCTATCTGGTCAATACATCAGGTTACTATCTGAATGGTTATATGGCTGATCCCACAACAGGCCAGCTTAGCTCTACACTGTCTCAGATACAGGTTTCCGATGTGGCCTTTCGTCCTACGGAGACAACTACTCTGACGAGAACGGGAGGGATAAGCACTTCAACCCCGGATTCCACGACAATTTATGATTCCACCGGACAGTCCCATGATTTGAGTGTTACGTGGGGAACGCCAACGACTGATGCAAGCGGTACCGCGACTTATCAGGTCACGATAGCGAATGCTAGTTCAACGGACACCACGATGTCGGTAATGGGGGAAGATAGTTCAGGAAACACCAGCTCGACAACACCATTGACGTATACAGTTTCTTTTGATTCTTCCGGTAATCTTGAGAGTGTAAAAGATGCAACTGGTAACGTTGTCGGCACGGGTTACACCGGGTCAACAGCAACTCTTTCAATTCCTCTGACTTATACTGAAAATCTGACCACGAAGGCTACTCCTACAGATCAGACCATAAGCCTCAATCTGGGTACGATTGGTAGTAATGCTGGAACCACGGATACTAACGCACAATCTGATCTGACCAGTGATAGTGTGACGACAGGTACTTACCAGGGTATCTCCATGGAAACTGACGGTTCGATCATGGCGACCTTCAGTAACGGTGACACTCAGCTTGTTGGTAAAGTCGCTCTTGCTTCATTCGTGAATCCGGACGGGCTTATGGCTGTTGATGGGCAGGCCTATCAGGCAACTTCAGCTTCTGGTTCCGCAACAATCGGGACTGTGGGCTCAAACGGTACCGGAGTTCTGAAAACATCCTCCACAGAATCCTCCACCACGGACCTGACGTCCGATCTGTCCAGCCTGATCGTCACTCAGGAAGCCTACACAGCCAACACAAAGATCGTCACGACGGCTGACACCTTGCTGCAGGCGACGATTGCGATGATCCGCTAA
- a CDS encoding flagellar hook-length control protein FliK, whose amino-acid sequence MTKTTKVTSGKSVSSAATSQRPLSSAQSSTGDQAETGTQSTFGDHMARQTASLPHNSQSRNRPANSAQLQTSSASSQSLEQNEDAQVSSDNTTSADNTSLSLSAINMAQEDAAEKAKALTADATATIAASQSSLSSATENSSSASTVSSAVTDGSHKPTDSRSTKNQHPEKLTSSENTTNDSSSQTLPPSDTTLELAALSVYQPSFSPSETPATLSGNEDQTTLSPLSAQEIAVPSSFASSSVSENTSMTAKAVRNILSGTDASLSGEASSSNAKAEAPGQPNSVVDSKNSDTASYLRNVSVSDVLAQTVQNEMTGNQTASSKSTDTQPARPTNSATTDTQTRDYKTVLTMPADIKVSSISDTSGASFFHDDVRPTSVTSFSQIQSLQDIATTSVNTETNRQSLSNNTQSLPQTKTEATPAPVADPAQNVPVQPTVVSTNTLTSQPETASAIQNSKTASTDAGQSTDTSAQVQMAWNPAPVTSTPSAGKVTASRTSPLDDRTSGRTDISNAAQAQTAPVEPQTDDVASSTTSEKTSADQQGNKDDNRNSDQHTSSDRSLTANMTLPQTYNEAAPFSEQLVASTASDASSPASTTTQASATTSSSSIDTAAASDASSTALNLTVALQNDDQTPLHVTIDKSDKSDGLNIHIGADGLTTLNELQNHKHELVHALENAGISTAGSQISFGLADNNADSSFSQNHQSQQSPQDNSTNTTAGSSDFANAFGGTLSGNSNGDGSRNSWSAAATPMTSTTASDADDTSDQTYALTALRTGSVNITA is encoded by the coding sequence ATGACCAAGACAACCAAGGTCACATCCGGAAAGTCCGTGTCTTCTGCTGCGACATCCCAACGCCCCCTGTCTTCTGCCCAATCATCGACAGGCGATCAGGCTGAAACCGGAACGCAGTCCACATTCGGCGATCATATGGCGCGCCAGACCGCCAGTCTGCCGCACAATTCCCAATCCCGGAACAGGCCGGCAAATTCTGCCCAGTTACAGACATCAAGCGCCTCCTCCCAATCGCTGGAACAGAATGAAGACGCGCAGGTATCGTCTGACAACACAACATCAGCCGATAATACGTCCCTGTCACTTTCCGCCATCAACATGGCACAGGAAGACGCCGCAGAAAAAGCGAAAGCCCTGACAGCGGATGCAACTGCCACCATCGCAGCTAGCCAGTCTTCATTGTCTTCCGCTACAGAAAACAGTTCTTCAGCTTCCACTGTCAGCAGCGCTGTGACTGACGGTAGCCATAAACCAACTGACAGTCGATCAACCAAAAATCAGCACCCGGAAAAGCTGACCAGCTCTGAAAATACGACAAATGACAGCAGCAGCCAGACGCTACCGCCCTCAGATACAACGCTGGAACTGGCAGCCCTGAGCGTTTACCAGCCGTCATTCTCTCCCTCAGAAACACCTGCCACACTCTCCGGCAATGAAGATCAGACAACTCTTTCTCCATTGTCTGCGCAGGAAATCGCTGTTCCTTCATCATTTGCTTCCAGTTCCGTGTCAGAAAACACTTCGATGACGGCAAAGGCTGTCCGTAATATACTTTCAGGCACCGATGCCTCTCTCTCCGGAGAGGCATCGTCAAGTAACGCGAAAGCAGAAGCGCCTGGTCAGCCCAACTCCGTGGTTGACTCAAAAAATTCCGACACGGCCAGTTATCTTCGTAATGTTTCTGTAAGCGATGTTCTCGCTCAGACAGTACAGAATGAAATGACGGGCAACCAGACGGCGAGCAGCAAGAGCACAGACACACAACCAGCGAGGCCAACAAACAGCGCTACCACTGACACTCAAACGAGGGACTACAAAACAGTCCTGACAATGCCTGCTGATATAAAAGTCAGTTCAATTTCCGACACCAGCGGCGCCTCATTCTTTCATGATGACGTCCGCCCTACGAGCGTAACCAGTTTCAGCCAGATCCAGTCGTTGCAGGATATTGCCACCACATCGGTCAATACTGAAACAAACAGACAATCTCTTTCAAACAACACACAGTCACTTCCACAAACCAAGACTGAAGCAACACCTGCCCCTGTTGCCGATCCTGCTCAGAATGTTCCGGTTCAGCCGACGGTCGTGTCCACAAATACATTGACCAGTCAACCGGAGACGGCCTCCGCTATCCAGAACAGCAAAACCGCCAGCACTGATGCTGGGCAGTCAACAGATACATCCGCACAAGTGCAGATGGCCTGGAATCCTGCTCCTGTCACCTCGACGCCCTCCGCAGGGAAAGTCACTGCAAGCAGGACATCCCCGCTGGACGATCGCACATCAGGACGCACAGACATTTCCAACGCTGCGCAGGCACAGACCGCGCCAGTCGAACCGCAGACAGATGACGTAGCGTCTTCCACCACTTCAGAGAAAACGTCTGCAGATCAGCAAGGCAACAAAGACGATAACAGAAACTCTGATCAGCACACGTCATCTGATCGGTCTCTGACCGCAAACATGACACTGCCACAGACCTATAACGAGGCCGCACCCTTTTCTGAACAGCTGGTCGCCAGCACAGCGAGTGACGCCTCTTCTCCTGCCTCCACCACTACACAGGCATCAGCAACGACCTCGTCTTCCTCCATCGACACAGCTGCCGCATCCGACGCCAGTTCAACAGCCCTTAATCTGACAGTTGCTCTGCAAAATGATGATCAGACACCGCTCCATGTCACCATTGACAAGTCCGACAAGTCTGACGGACTGAATATTCACATTGGCGCAGACGGTCTCACGACCCTGAACGAGCTGCAGAACCATAAACACGAACTGGTTCATGCTCTGGAAAATGCGGGCATCTCAACTGCTGGATCACAGATTTCATTCGGTCTTGCCGATAACAATGCCGATTCATCCTTCTCGCAAAACCATCAGTCTCAGCAATCACCACAGGATAACAGCACGAACACGACTGCTGGATCTTCAGATTTTGCAAACGCTTTTGGCGGTACACTCTCTGGAAACAGTAACGGAGACGGCTCCAGAAACAGCTGGAGTGCGGCCGCCACACCCATGACCTCAACCACGGCTTCAGACGCCGATGACACCAGCGATCAGACTTACGCCCTGACTGCCCTGCGGACAGGCTCAGTCAACATCACAGCCTGA
- the flgK gene encoding flagellar hook-associated protein FlgK, producing MDLNNALSIATSGLEGNQYALGVLSQNVSNASTTGYVEEVANLNSADTTGTGSGVTIGLTTRNVNNALQGSLYTQNAEVAALTVQNNSLSAITALQGSTSSDSGSSATLSDEVGNLSNAITALVSTPSDATARSTVISNAQTLASSINTLSSTYQAQRQAAQDSITAEISSVNTDLTTIGVLSKQIMSLKVQGMSTADLENQRAAAMSDLSSYMSVTYTETSKGDMLVKTADGTQLPTYPKDSNNSILSTYPTTDSNSTGTSTLEPSSTWPLTTDDVTITATSSITASDTSSYIPAITLVGSTTDLTSHLTGGELGANIDLRDNVYPKMQAQLDSFSSTLATRFNDQGVKLFTDASGDVPGSSTTAVPPDGIVGFSSTIQVGAAIAADPSSLSEDGSTDTALALLQTTLGSDSPAAPGSGLGVDGNISTGYSGSQTLANLATSLTSAQAQVASTVSASLTTATSVQSSLTTKVSNVSGVNVDNEMSNIIALQNAYTANAKIVTAVKDMFTALLDAV from the coding sequence ATGGATCTGAACAATGCCCTGTCCATCGCCACCAGCGGGCTGGAAGGCAATCAGTACGCTCTCGGTGTGCTGTCACAGAATGTCTCCAATGCCAGCACTACTGGCTATGTGGAAGAGGTTGCAAACCTCAACTCTGCCGATACGACGGGCACGGGCTCCGGCGTCACGATTGGCCTGACAACGCGCAACGTAAACAACGCACTGCAGGGTAGTCTGTACACGCAGAATGCCGAAGTTGCTGCGCTGACGGTGCAGAATAATTCTCTCTCCGCCATTACGGCGCTTCAGGGATCGACCAGTTCAGATTCAGGATCAAGCGCGACTCTCTCTGACGAAGTCGGCAATCTTTCAAATGCCATAACGGCCCTTGTTTCAACGCCTTCCGATGCAACGGCGAGAAGTACCGTCATCAGCAATGCGCAGACACTGGCTTCGTCCATCAATACTTTGTCGTCAACCTATCAGGCGCAGCGTCAGGCGGCACAGGATTCAATTACCGCTGAAATTTCATCGGTGAATACGGATCTGACGACGATTGGTGTTCTGTCAAAGCAGATCATGTCACTTAAAGTGCAGGGGATGAGCACGGCAGATCTGGAAAACCAGCGTGCCGCTGCCATGTCTGATCTCTCATCCTATATGTCGGTTACATATACCGAGACATCCAAAGGGGACATGCTGGTCAAGACTGCTGATGGAACACAGCTGCCGACCTACCCGAAAGATAGCAATAACAGCATTCTTTCCACTTATCCCACGACTGATTCCAATAGTACGGGAACATCCACGCTGGAACCCAGCTCGACCTGGCCATTGACGACAGACGATGTAACCATCACTGCGACCTCTTCCATTACGGCTTCGGATACCAGCAGCTATATCCCGGCCATCACGCTGGTCGGCAGTACAACTGATCTTACATCTCATCTGACGGGTGGCGAGCTTGGCGCGAACATTGATCTGCGTGACAATGTTTACCCGAAGATGCAGGCCCAGCTGGATTCCTTTTCCTCCACTCTTGCGACGCGCTTTAACGATCAAGGGGTTAAGCTGTTCACTGACGCTTCCGGTGATGTGCCGGGATCAAGCACAACAGCCGTTCCTCCTGATGGTATCGTAGGGTTTTCCAGCACCATTCAGGTAGGCGCGGCGATTGCTGCTGACCCATCTTCATTATCTGAGGATGGATCGACAGATACTGCTCTGGCCCTGTTGCAGACTACACTTGGATCAGACTCTCCTGCGGCTCCAGGTTCGGGGCTTGGTGTGGATGGGAATATTTCCACCGGCTATAGCGGGAGCCAGACACTTGCCAATCTTGCGACCTCTCTGACCTCCGCCCAGGCGCAGGTGGCATCGACGGTCTCAGCAAGTCTCACGACAGCTACGTCCGTTCAATCTTCCTTGACCACCAAAGTCTCGAATGTTTCGGGGGTCAATGTGGATAACGAGATGTCCAATATCATTGCATTGCAAAATGCCTATACAGCGAATGCAAAAATCGTCACGGCTGTGAAGGATATGTTCACGGCGCTTCTGGATGCGGTGTAA
- a CDS encoding flagellin, with amino-acid sequence MSTSVGLYGASGTAYVLQQAVSTLTDKQTALVAQATTGVTSDTYAGLGDQRGQALSLQPQITAISTWQTSVSGAQTNLSVTQSALTQISSLNTTLQTDLLSLNGTYGQETLATVVESAKTALSELGDYLNTKGSNGYVFAGTDVNNAPVPDASNLATSTLATVTSDAVSQLDTLGASSVFQTATSYAASGGTYTTTDNTTVGLSVFSSALSTDPSSAEGLETKAVVGQGAVVNVGMVATEGTTPTSSQTTTTGSPIRDLMRNLMIVASLGNADTSSSNFSDLVDQLKASTSTVGTELSNQVSSLALTQNSLTAQSTNLSTMSTMLTSQLSDIKDVDIAAVSVQTGNVQDQLLASYTLISDLKGMTLADYI; translated from the coding sequence ATGAGTACATCTGTTGGTCTTTATGGCGCAAGTGGCACGGCTTATGTGTTGCAGCAGGCGGTTAGCACTCTGACTGACAAGCAGACAGCCCTTGTTGCGCAGGCGACAACTGGCGTGACGTCAGATACATATGCTGGTCTGGGAGATCAGCGTGGACAGGCGTTGAGTTTGCAGCCGCAGATTACCGCAATTTCCACTTGGCAAACTTCCGTTTCTGGCGCGCAGACGAATTTAAGTGTGACGCAGAGTGCCCTGACGCAAATTTCATCACTCAATACGACACTACAAACCGATCTGCTTTCCCTGAATGGGACGTATGGACAGGAAACCTTGGCGACTGTTGTCGAAAGTGCAAAAACAGCTCTGTCTGAACTGGGAGATTATCTGAATACGAAAGGCAGCAACGGATATGTATTTGCTGGCACTGATGTCAATAACGCTCCGGTTCCAGATGCCAGTAATCTAGCTACCAGTACTCTTGCGACAGTTACGTCCGATGCCGTCAGTCAGCTTGATACGCTGGGCGCGTCTTCAGTTTTTCAGACAGCGACTTCATACGCCGCAAGTGGTGGAACGTATACTACTACGGATAATACAACAGTTGGTCTTTCTGTCTTCTCATCTGCTCTGTCCACGGATCCCAGTTCGGCAGAAGGGCTTGAGACAAAAGCAGTTGTCGGACAAGGGGCTGTTGTCAATGTGGGCATGGTTGCTACAGAAGGTACGACGCCGACGAGTTCTCAAACAACTACGACTGGATCTCCCATTCGGGATCTGATGCGTAACCTGATGATTGTCGCTTCTCTTGGAAATGCTGATACGTCCAGCAGTAATTTCTCCGATCTTGTGGATCAGTTGAAAGCATCAACCAGTACGGTGGGAACAGAGCTGAGTAATCAGGTGAGTTCTCTTGCTCTTACGCAAAACTCGTTGACAGCGCAGTCTACAAACCTGTCAACAATGAGCACTATGCTGACGTCTCAGCTTTCGGATATCAAGGATGTTGATATTGCAGCGGTTTCTGTGCAGACGGGAAATGTTCAGGACCAGCTTCTTGCATCCTACACCCTGATCTCTGATCTCAAGGGTATGACGCTGGCAGACTATATCTGA
- a CDS encoding SHOCT domain-containing protein gives MSRLTQAERDALPDSAFALPGRRYPIPDKSHARDALARASEFYHRGELSDEEYETIVRRAREVLGEDE, from the coding sequence ATGTCACGTCTGACACAAGCCGAGCGCGATGCGCTTCCTGACAGTGCCTTTGCCTTGCCGGGAAGGCGCTATCCCATTCCCGACAAAAGTCATGCCAGAGATGCGCTTGCCCGTGCCAGCGAGTTTTATCATCGGGGAGAGCTGTCTGATGAAGAGTATGAAACGATTGTCCGGCGCGCCCGTGAGGTGCTTGGAGAGGACGAGTAA